The proteins below are encoded in one region of Paenacidovorax monticola:
- the kefC gene encoding glutathione-regulated potassium-efflux system protein KefC has protein sequence MAHAPTWLTYGFLYLAAAVLAVPIARALGLGAIIGYLAAGIAIGPWGLALVSNVQDILHFAEFGVVLMLFLVGLELQPSRLWSLRRPIFGLGSAQVLGCAAVLFAAGWAVGLPWRVSLVGALGLALSSTAIALQVLAERNLLRTSSGQAAFSILLFQDVAAIPILALLPLLGGVAGTDGAGHAPGSVALEAFKTVAVVGAIVLGGRLLLRPVLRWIAKSKTPEIFTAASLLLVVGIAMLMVTVGLSMALGAFLAGVLLADSEYRRELETDIEPFKGLLLGLFFMAVGMTIDFGVLMRSPGLMALLLAGFLALKAVMIYGLARVARIPFQERPVFTLLLAQGGEFAFVVFQTAAGAQVFAPETASLLIGAVALSMLISPLLLVLLDRVLLRRYAELPQGSAAQEISEPQDAPVLIAGFGRYGQIVARVMLAQGIPATVLDHSVEMLEVAHTFGYRVHYGDATRLDLLRIAGAERARIFVVAVDDPQQSLKIVQLVRKHFPRLEIVARARDVTHWNALRDLGVTRVEREVFESSLASARTVLELMGLPEAEAQQVARRFREHNIALADRMYPHHKDRTKFIAVAREGRQQLVEQMAKERQERQAGAAEETAYPGYADVKLPTASPDGPPGAGPG, from the coding sequence ATGGCCCACGCCCCCACCTGGCTCACCTACGGATTCCTCTACCTGGCCGCCGCCGTGCTGGCCGTGCCCATCGCCCGCGCGCTGGGGCTGGGGGCCATCATCGGCTACCTCGCGGCGGGCATCGCCATCGGGCCCTGGGGCCTGGCCCTGGTCAGCAACGTGCAGGACATCCTGCACTTCGCCGAGTTCGGCGTGGTGCTCATGCTCTTCCTCGTGGGGCTGGAGTTGCAGCCCAGCCGCCTGTGGAGCCTGCGCCGCCCCATCTTCGGCCTGGGATCGGCCCAGGTGCTGGGCTGCGCGGCCGTGCTGTTCGCTGCGGGCTGGGCCGTGGGCCTGCCCTGGCGCGTGAGCCTGGTGGGCGCGCTGGGGCTCGCGCTGTCGTCCACCGCGATCGCGCTGCAGGTGCTGGCCGAGCGCAACCTGCTGCGCACGAGCAGCGGCCAGGCGGCGTTCTCGATCCTGCTGTTCCAGGACGTGGCGGCCATCCCCATCCTCGCGCTGCTGCCCCTGCTGGGCGGCGTGGCGGGCACGGACGGCGCGGGCCACGCGCCGGGCAGCGTGGCGCTGGAAGCCTTCAAGACCGTGGCCGTGGTGGGCGCCATCGTGCTCGGCGGGCGCCTGCTGCTGCGCCCCGTGCTGCGCTGGATCGCCAAGAGCAAGACGCCCGAAATCTTCACCGCCGCGTCGCTGCTGCTCGTGGTGGGCATCGCCATGCTCATGGTCACCGTGGGCCTGTCGATGGCGCTGGGCGCCTTCCTCGCGGGCGTGCTGCTGGCCGACAGCGAGTACCGGCGCGAGCTGGAGACCGACATCGAGCCCTTCAAGGGCCTGCTGCTGGGCCTGTTTTTCATGGCCGTGGGCATGACCATCGACTTCGGCGTGCTCATGCGCTCGCCGGGCCTCATGGCGCTGCTGCTCGCGGGCTTCCTCGCGCTCAAGGCGGTGATGATCTACGGCCTGGCGCGCGTGGCGCGCATTCCGTTCCAGGAGCGGCCCGTGTTCACGCTGCTGCTCGCGCAGGGCGGCGAGTTCGCCTTCGTGGTGTTCCAGACGGCCGCCGGCGCGCAGGTGTTCGCGCCCGAGACGGCCTCGCTGCTCATCGGCGCGGTGGCGCTGTCCATGCTCATCAGCCCGCTGCTGCTGGTGCTGCTGGACCGCGTGCTGCTGCGGCGCTACGCCGAACTGCCCCAGGGGTCGGCCGCGCAGGAGATTTCCGAGCCGCAGGACGCGCCCGTGCTCATCGCGGGCTTCGGCCGCTACGGCCAGATCGTGGCGCGCGTGATGCTGGCCCAGGGCATTCCCGCCACGGTGCTGGACCACAGCGTGGAGATGCTGGAGGTGGCCCACACCTTCGGCTATCGCGTGCACTACGGCGACGCCACGCGCCTGGACCTGCTGCGCATCGCGGGGGCCGAGCGCGCGCGCATCTTCGTCGTGGCCGTGGACGATCCGCAGCAGTCGCTCAAGATCGTGCAGCTCGTGCGCAAGCACTTTCCACGGCTCGAGATCGTGGCCCGCGCGCGCGACGTGACGCACTGGAATGCGCTGCGCGACCTGGGCGTGACGCGCGTGGAACGCGAGGTGTTCGAATCCAGCCTGGCCAGCGCGCGCACCGTGCTCGAACTCATGGGCCTGCCGGAGGCCGAGGCCCAGCAGGTGGCGCGGCGCTTCCGCGAGCACAACATCGCGCTGGCCGACCGCATGTACCCGCACCACAAGGACCGCACCAAGTTCATCGCCGTGGCACGCGAGGGCCGCCAGCAGCTCGTGGAGCAGATGGCCAAGGAGCGGCAGGAACGCCAGGCCGGCGCGGCGGAAGAGACGGCCTACCCGGGCTATGCCGATGTGAAGCTTCCCACGGCATCGCCGGACGGCCCGCCCGGGGCGGGCCCCGGTTAG
- a CDS encoding TonB-dependent receptor encodes MRRLETPQSISVVTREQMESRQIVNVQQALQTVAGVSPVNFGRRGFDDLNIRGFRSTESILVDGLVQSPGMWAKLQPYGYERFEVLKGSASVLYGQVQPGGIVNAISKRPRKEALSEVGVEAGSFGLRTLQADFNRPLSDSGKTALRVNALVSDSDDPTQFVYRKDRWFAPSLSLDLGRDTDLVLFATYSRSEWLRQQGITPYGTLRPNPHGRLPRTLYTGDPGFGIYAVESTTAGYALEHRISPTATLRQNVRYETEKGTGNFVSNGTLQANGRLQNRNATRQTMDYDILATDTSLLTRFEALGVRHQLVAGLDARTGHSLLASRSCRIGALDLFAPRYGMAATCPAAFTSDAPAKLTVAGLYAQDQIKFGQGWTALVGLRRDWSTTDTNDRVASRQTRQKDSATTLSAGLVYEFHPGWAAYASYGESFLPVSGQTFGGQLFAPETGRQWEAGLKYEAPGGQWTGALAVFDLTRRNVSTADPVNAGFSVQTGEQRARGLELEWGADLRNGWKLTSAYTYTQTEVTRDNNAAIVGKPLNLTPRHVLTAWATYRLPQWQRVTVGLGGRYVSEQIGAYPFTLPSYAVADASLSYTGSSYRITAGIKNLFNKAYYDGAINANVVSPAAPRSFSLGLTYFF; translated from the coding sequence ATGCGCCGGCTGGAGACGCCGCAGTCGATCAGCGTGGTCACGCGCGAGCAGATGGAGTCGCGCCAGATCGTCAACGTGCAGCAGGCGCTGCAGACCGTGGCGGGCGTGAGCCCCGTGAACTTCGGGCGGCGCGGCTTCGACGACCTCAACATCCGGGGCTTTCGCTCGACCGAGTCCATCCTCGTCGACGGCCTGGTGCAAAGCCCCGGCATGTGGGCCAAGCTGCAGCCCTACGGCTACGAGCGCTTCGAGGTGCTCAAGGGCTCGGCCTCGGTGCTGTACGGCCAGGTGCAGCCCGGGGGCATCGTCAACGCCATCAGCAAGCGCCCCCGCAAGGAAGCCCTGAGCGAGGTGGGTGTCGAGGCAGGCAGCTTCGGGCTGCGCACGCTGCAGGCCGACTTCAACCGCCCGCTGTCCGACTCGGGCAAGACCGCGCTGCGCGTCAACGCCCTGGTCTCCGACAGCGACGACCCCACGCAGTTCGTCTACCGCAAGGACCGCTGGTTCGCGCCCTCGCTCTCGCTGGACCTGGGGCGCGACACCGACCTCGTGCTGTTTGCCACCTACAGCCGCAGCGAGTGGCTGCGCCAGCAGGGCATCACGCCCTACGGCACGCTGCGGCCCAACCCCCACGGGCGTCTGCCCCGCACGCTCTACACGGGCGACCCCGGCTTCGGCATCTACGCGGTGGAGAGCACCACCGCCGGCTACGCGCTGGAGCACCGCATCAGCCCCACGGCCACGCTGCGCCAGAACGTGCGCTACGAGACCGAGAAAGGCACGGGCAACTTCGTCTCCAACGGCACGCTGCAGGCCAACGGCCGGCTGCAGAACCGCAACGCCACGCGCCAGACCATGGACTACGACATCCTGGCCACCGACACCTCGCTGCTCACGCGCTTCGAGGCCCTGGGCGTGCGCCACCAGCTCGTGGCGGGGCTGGATGCGCGCACCGGCCACAGCCTGCTGGCCAGCCGCAGCTGCCGCATCGGCGCGCTGGATCTGTTCGCGCCCCGCTACGGCATGGCCGCCACCTGCCCCGCCGCGTTCACGAGCGACGCGCCCGCCAAGCTCACCGTGGCGGGCCTGTACGCGCAGGACCAGATCAAGTTCGGCCAAGGCTGGACAGCCCTCGTGGGCCTGCGCCGCGACTGGTCCACCACCGACACCAACGACCGCGTGGCCAGCCGGCAGACGCGCCAGAAGGACAGCGCCACCACGCTTTCGGCGGGCCTGGTCTACGAGTTCCATCCCGGCTGGGCCGCGTACGCGAGCTATGGCGAATCCTTCCTGCCCGTGTCGGGCCAGACCTTCGGCGGCCAGCTGTTCGCGCCCGAGACCGGCCGGCAGTGGGAGGCCGGCCTCAAGTACGAGGCGCCGGGGGGCCAGTGGACCGGTGCGCTCGCCGTGTTCGACCTGACGCGCCGCAACGTGAGCACGGCCGACCCGGTGAACGCCGGCTTCAGCGTGCAGACCGGAGAGCAGCGTGCACGCGGCCTGGAACTGGAATGGGGCGCCGACCTGAGGAACGGCTGGAAGCTCACCAGCGCCTACACCTACACGCAGACCGAGGTCACGCGCGACAACAACGCCGCCATCGTCGGCAAGCCGCTCAACCTCACGCCGCGCCACGTGCTCACGGCCTGGGCCACCTACCGCCTGCCGCAATGGCAGCGCGTGACGGTGGGCCTGGGTGGGCGCTACGTGAGCGAGCAGATCGGCGCCTACCCGTTCACGCTGCCGTCGTACGCCGTGGCCGACGCCTCGCTGAGCTACACGGGCAGCAGCTACCGCATCACGGCGGGCATCAAGAACCTGTTCAACAAGGCCTACTACGACGGCGCGATCAACGCCAACGTGGTATCGCCCGCCGCACCGCGCAGCTTCAGCCTGGGCCTGACGTACTTCTTCTGA
- a CDS encoding LysR family transcriptional regulator, with translation MDKLRNMEVMVAVVEAGSFAAAARRLQISAVMVGKHIRQLESHLGARLFQRSTRQNSLTEVGAAFYEDSRRVLEQVRWAESAVERSRAVPQGLLRVSAPFTLGSRVIAPLVAGYQQRHGQVRVDLQLSDGVVDLAGDGFDAAVRIGRVADEGLVARPLRPYAMVIAATPDYLRRHGRPERVADLARHHCLSHSVWQRRVEWTLREDGQELFWPEQARFTCNQGDGLRQAALQGLGLVMQPEVLLSDDLASGALVPVLQHCLPEPRSVHLVYAPDRRQLPKLARFVEHVVEAMGT, from the coding sequence ATGGACAAACTGCGCAACATGGAAGTCATGGTGGCCGTCGTGGAGGCCGGCAGCTTCGCCGCCGCCGCGCGCCGGCTCCAGATCTCGGCGGTGATGGTGGGCAAGCACATCCGCCAGCTCGAATCGCACCTGGGCGCGCGCCTGTTCCAGCGCAGCACGCGCCAGAACAGCCTGACCGAGGTGGGCGCGGCGTTCTATGAGGACAGCCGGCGCGTGCTGGAGCAGGTGCGCTGGGCCGAGTCCGCCGTGGAGCGCAGCCGCGCCGTGCCGCAGGGGCTGCTGCGCGTGAGCGCGCCCTTCACGCTGGGCAGCCGCGTGATCGCCCCGCTGGTGGCCGGCTACCAGCAGCGCCACGGGCAGGTGCGCGTGGACCTGCAGCTCTCCGACGGCGTGGTGGACCTGGCGGGCGATGGCTTCGACGCCGCCGTGCGCATCGGCCGCGTGGCCGACGAGGGGCTGGTGGCGCGGCCCCTGCGGCCCTATGCCATGGTGATCGCCGCCACGCCGGACTACCTGCGGCGCCACGGCCGCCCCGAGCGCGTGGCCGACCTGGCCCGCCACCACTGCCTGAGCCACTCGGTCTGGCAGCGCCGCGTGGAATGGACGCTGCGGGAGGACGGGCAGGAACTCTTCTGGCCCGAGCAGGCGCGGTTCACCTGCAACCAGGGCGATGGCCTGCGCCAGGCCGCCCTGCAGGGCCTGGGCCTCGTCATGCAGCCCGAGGTGCTGCTGTCCGACGACCTGGCCAGCGGCGCGCTGGTGCCCGTGCTGCAGCACTGCCTGCCCGAGCCGCGCTCGGTGCACCTGGTCTACGCACCGGACCGGCGCCAGCTGCCCAAGCTGGCCCGGTTCGTGGAGCATGTGGTGGAGGCGATGGGAACCTAG
- a CDS encoding short chain dehydrogenase, with protein MSRILLVGASGTIGRAVHAQLSPRHEVLTVGRSSGMHQADFSRPGALDALFAAVGPVDAIVSTAGNLHFGPLADMTAEQFNQGLQDKLLGQVRLVLEGQRHLRDGGSITLTSGILSTEPIRNGANATAVNAAIEGFVAAAAIELPRGLRINAVSPTVLTESLESYGPFFPGFESVPAARVALAYQRSVEGAQTGRVYRVQ; from the coding sequence ATGTCCAGAATTCTTCTCGTCGGCGCCAGCGGCACCATCGGCCGCGCCGTGCACGCCCAGCTCTCGCCCCGCCACGAGGTCCTCACCGTGGGCCGCAGCAGCGGCATGCACCAGGCGGACTTCTCGCGCCCCGGCGCCCTGGATGCGCTGTTCGCCGCCGTGGGGCCGGTCGATGCCATCGTGAGCACGGCGGGCAACCTGCACTTCGGCCCGCTGGCTGACATGACCGCCGAGCAGTTCAACCAGGGCCTGCAGGACAAGCTGCTGGGCCAGGTGCGGCTGGTGCTCGAAGGCCAGCGCCACCTGCGCGACGGCGGCTCCATCACGCTGACCAGTGGCATTCTCTCCACCGAGCCCATCCGCAACGGCGCCAACGCAACGGCGGTGAACGCGGCGATTGAGGGCTTCGTGGCCGCCGCCGCGATCGAGCTGCCGCGCGGCCTGCGCATCAACGCCGTGAGCCCCACGGTGCTGACCGAATCCCTGGAAAGCTACGGACCGTTCTTCCCGGGCTTCGAGAGCGTGCCGGCCGCGCGCGTGGCGCTGGCCTACCAGCGCAGCGTGGAGGGCGCGCAGACCGGCCGCGTGTACCGCGTGCAGTGA
- a CDS encoding Bug family tripartite tricarboxylate transporter substrate binding protein: MTHSRVISRRLALAGACAALAAMALAPTGAAAQAFPSKPITIIVPFSAGGTTDILARVVGQALTTELGQSVIVDNRAGAGGNIGGQAAARAPADGYTLFMGTVGTHAINAALYKKMPFDPIKDFAPLTRVANVPNLLVANPAQPYKTVQELIAYAKANPGKVNFGSSGSGSSIHLSGELFKSMAKVDMQHVPYKGSAPAVTDLLGNQIGIMFDNMPSAIQHVRSGKLRPLAVTTAKRSPELPDVPTIAEAGVPGYEATSWFGLFAPAGTPAPVVAQLNKAIVKVLNLPDVKKKIAEQGGEVVAETPEQFAAFIQKESVKWGKVVKESGASVD, translated from the coding sequence ATGACGCATTCCCGCGTGATCTCGCGGCGCCTGGCCCTGGCCGGCGCCTGTGCCGCCCTGGCGGCCATGGCCCTCGCGCCCACGGGCGCCGCCGCGCAGGCCTTCCCGAGCAAGCCCATCACCATCATCGTGCCGTTCTCGGCGGGCGGCACCACCGACATCCTGGCGCGCGTGGTGGGCCAGGCGCTCACCACCGAGCTGGGCCAGAGCGTGATCGTGGACAACCGCGCGGGCGCGGGCGGCAACATCGGCGGCCAGGCAGCGGCGCGCGCGCCGGCCGATGGCTACACGCTGTTCATGGGCACCGTGGGCACCCACGCCATCAACGCGGCGCTGTACAAGAAGATGCCCTTCGACCCGATCAAGGACTTCGCGCCGCTCACGCGCGTGGCCAACGTGCCCAACCTGCTCGTGGCCAACCCGGCCCAGCCGTACAAGACGGTGCAGGAGCTGATTGCCTACGCCAAGGCCAACCCGGGCAAGGTCAACTTCGGCTCGTCGGGCAGCGGCAGCTCCATCCACCTGTCGGGCGAGCTGTTCAAGAGCATGGCCAAGGTGGACATGCAGCACGTGCCCTACAAGGGCAGCGCCCCGGCCGTGACCGACCTGCTGGGCAACCAGATCGGCATCATGTTCGACAACATGCCCTCGGCCATCCAGCATGTGCGCAGCGGCAAGCTGCGCCCGCTGGCCGTGACCACGGCCAAGCGCTCGCCCGAGCTGCCCGATGTGCCCACCATCGCCGAGGCCGGCGTGCCCGGCTACGAGGCCACCTCGTGGTTCGGCCTGTTCGCGCCGGCCGGCACGCCCGCGCCCGTCGTGGCCCAGCTCAACAAGGCCATCGTCAAGGTGCTGAACCTGCCCGACGTGAAGAAGAAGATCGCCGAGCAGGGCGGCGAGGTGGTGGCCGAGACGCCCGAGCAGTTCGCCGCCTTCATCCAGAAGGAATCGGTGAAGTGGGGCAAGGTGGTCAAGGAGTCGGGCGCCAGCGTGGACTGA
- a CDS encoding SDR family NAD(P)-dependent oxidoreductase, whose amino-acid sequence MSTQLPVTVVTGASHGIGRAIAEALLAQERAVVNLDYALPEWRHPLLTSYQADLTDEAATRRAAQEIAAAHNVTALVNNAGATRPGTIDTATTRQLDDVVGLHLRAPMLLVQAFLPTLRASGQGRIVNMSSRAALGKGERVVYSATKAGMIGMTRTLAMELGRDGITVNAIGPGPIATELFRQSNPEGAPQTERILQSIAVGRMGTPEDVARATLFFLAPENGFVTGQVLYVCGGTTLGVAPV is encoded by the coding sequence ATGAGCACGCAGCTTCCCGTCACCGTCGTCACCGGCGCGAGCCACGGCATCGGCCGTGCCATCGCCGAGGCACTGCTCGCGCAGGAGCGCGCCGTGGTCAACCTCGACTACGCGCTGCCCGAGTGGCGCCACCCCCTGCTCACCTCGTACCAGGCCGACCTGACCGACGAGGCCGCCACGCGCCGCGCGGCCCAGGAGATCGCCGCCGCGCACAACGTGACGGCGCTCGTGAACAACGCGGGCGCCACGCGCCCCGGCACCATCGACACGGCCACCACGCGGCAGCTCGACGACGTGGTGGGCCTGCACCTGCGCGCGCCCATGCTGCTGGTGCAGGCCTTCCTGCCCACGCTGCGCGCCAGCGGCCAGGGCCGCATCGTGAACATGTCCTCGCGCGCCGCGCTGGGCAAGGGCGAGCGCGTCGTGTACTCGGCCACCAAGGCCGGGATGATCGGCATGACGCGCACGCTGGCCATGGAACTGGGCCGCGACGGCATCACCGTGAACGCGATCGGCCCGGGCCCCATCGCCACCGAGCTGTTCCGCCAGAGCAACCCGGAGGGCGCGCCGCAGACCGAGCGCATCCTCCAGAGCATCGCCGTGGGCCGCATGGGCACGCCCGAGGACGTGGCACGCGCCACGCTGTTCTTCCTCGCGCCCGAGAACGGCTTCGTCACGGGCCAGGTGCTCTACGTGTGCGGCGGCACTACGCTGGGCGTGGCGCCCGTGTGA
- the pcaF gene encoding 3-oxoadipyl-CoA thiolase codes for MTQAFICDATRTPFGRYGGALSSVRADDLGAIPLQALMARNPGVDWAAVADVLYGCANQAGEDNRNVARMSALLAGLPLEVPGATINRLCGSGLDAVGTAARAIKAGEAQLMIAGGVESMSRAPFVMPKAESAFSRANAVYDTTIGWRFVNKLMKAQYGVDSMPETAENVATDFHIEREAQDRMALASQLKAVAAQKAGHLAREITPVTIAQKKGDAIVVDKDEHPRETSLEALAKLKGVVRPDGTVTAGNASGVNDGACALLLANEAAAARYDLTPKARIVGMATAGVAPRVMGIGPAPATQKVLAQTGLTLAQMDVIELNEAFAAQGLAVLRLLGLADDDARVNAWGGAIALGHPLGASGARLATTAVNRLHATGGRYALATMCIGVGQGIAVVLERV; via the coding sequence ATGACCCAAGCCTTCATCTGCGACGCCACCCGCACGCCCTTCGGGCGCTACGGCGGCGCGCTCTCCAGCGTGCGTGCCGACGACCTGGGCGCCATTCCGCTCCAGGCGCTGATGGCGCGCAACCCCGGCGTGGACTGGGCCGCCGTGGCCGACGTGCTCTACGGCTGCGCCAACCAGGCGGGCGAGGACAACCGCAACGTGGCGCGCATGAGCGCGCTGCTCGCGGGCCTGCCGCTGGAGGTGCCCGGTGCCACGATCAACCGCCTGTGCGGCTCGGGCCTGGACGCCGTGGGCACGGCCGCGCGCGCCATCAAGGCGGGCGAGGCCCAGCTCATGATCGCGGGCGGCGTGGAGAGCATGAGCCGCGCGCCCTTCGTGATGCCGAAGGCCGAGAGCGCCTTCTCGCGCGCCAACGCGGTGTACGACACGACCATCGGCTGGCGCTTTGTGAACAAGCTCATGAAGGCGCAGTACGGCGTGGACTCCATGCCCGAGACGGCCGAGAACGTGGCGACCGACTTCCACATCGAGCGCGAGGCGCAGGACCGCATGGCCCTGGCCAGCCAGCTCAAGGCCGTGGCCGCGCAGAAGGCCGGCCACCTGGCGCGCGAGATCACGCCCGTGACCATTGCGCAGAAGAAGGGCGATGCCATCGTCGTGGACAAGGACGAGCACCCGCGCGAGACCAGCCTCGAGGCGCTCGCCAAGCTCAAGGGCGTGGTGCGCCCCGATGGCACGGTGACGGCCGGCAACGCCAGCGGCGTGAACGACGGCGCCTGCGCGCTGTTGCTCGCCAATGAAGCCGCCGCCGCGCGGTACGACCTCACGCCCAAGGCCCGCATCGTGGGCATGGCCACGGCCGGCGTGGCGCCGCGCGTGATGGGCATCGGTCCCGCGCCCGCCACGCAGAAGGTGCTGGCCCAGACCGGCCTCACGCTCGCGCAGATGGACGTGATCGAGCTCAACGAGGCCTTCGCGGCCCAGGGCCTTGCGGTGCTGCGCCTGCTGGGCCTGGCCGACGACGATGCGCGCGTGAACGCCTGGGGCGGCGCCATCGCGCTGGGCCATCCGCTGGGTGCCAGCGGCGCGCGCCTGGCCACCACGGCCGTGAACCGCCTGCACGCCACGGGCGGCCGCTACGCGCTGGCCACCATGTGCATCGGCGTGGGCCAGGGCATTGCCGTGGTGCTGGAGCGCGTATGA
- a CDS encoding 3-oxoacid CoA-transferase subunit B: MSSYQKRSKDELARRVAQDIPDGAYVNLGIGQPTLVANHIPEGREVILHSENGILGMGPAPAAGGEDYDLINAGKQPVTLLPGGAYFHHADSFAMMRGGHLDICVLGAFQVSATGDLANWSTGESGAIPAVGGAMDLAIGAKQTWVMMDLLTKQGASKIVPRCTYPLTGIACVKRIYTDLATLACTPEGLRLVDAVPGLAHAELERLVGLPILPA, from the coding sequence GTGAGCAGCTACCAAAAACGAAGCAAGGACGAACTGGCCCGCCGCGTGGCGCAGGACATTCCCGACGGCGCCTACGTGAACCTGGGCATCGGTCAGCCGACGCTCGTGGCCAACCACATTCCCGAGGGCCGCGAGGTCATCCTGCACAGCGAGAACGGCATCCTCGGCATGGGCCCGGCACCGGCCGCCGGTGGCGAGGACTACGACCTCATCAACGCGGGCAAGCAGCCCGTCACGCTGCTGCCCGGTGGCGCCTACTTCCACCATGCCGACAGCTTCGCGATGATGCGTGGCGGCCACCTGGACATCTGCGTGCTGGGCGCCTTCCAGGTGTCCGCTACGGGCGACCTGGCCAACTGGAGCACGGGCGAGAGCGGCGCCATTCCCGCCGTGGGCGGCGCGATGGACCTGGCCATCGGCGCCAAGCAGACCTGGGTGATGATGGACCTGCTGACCAAGCAGGGCGCGAGCAAGATCGTCCCGCGCTGCACCTACCCGCTCACGGGCATCGCCTGCGTCAAGCGCATCTACACCGACCTGGCCACGCTGGCCTGCACGCCCGAGGGCCTGCGCCTCGTCGACGCCGTGCCGGGCCTCGCGCATGCCGAGCTGGAGCGCCTCGTGGGCCTGCCCATCCTTCCCGCCTGA
- a CDS encoding 3-oxoacid CoA-transferase subunit A, giving the protein MINKLADSVAEALAGVQDGATVLIGGFGTAGIPGELIDGLIAQGARDLTVVNNNAGNGDTGLAALLKAGRVRKIICSFPRQVDSHVFDGLYRSGQLELELVPQGNLAERLRAAGAGIGAFFCPTAYGTELAQGKETREINGRHYVLEYPIHGDVALIKAERGDRWGNLTYRMSARNFGPVMAMAARHTVATVHEVVELGALDPEAIVTPGIHVSRVVRIDRVATQAGGIKKMA; this is encoded by the coding sequence ATGATCAACAAACTGGCCGACTCGGTGGCCGAGGCCCTCGCCGGCGTGCAGGACGGCGCCACGGTGCTCATTGGCGGCTTCGGCACGGCCGGCATTCCCGGCGAGCTCATCGACGGCCTCATCGCCCAGGGCGCGCGCGACCTCACGGTGGTGAACAACAACGCCGGCAACGGCGACACGGGCCTGGCCGCGCTGCTCAAGGCGGGGCGCGTGCGCAAGATCATCTGCAGCTTTCCGCGCCAGGTGGACAGCCATGTGTTTGACGGCCTGTACCGCAGCGGCCAGCTGGAGCTCGAACTCGTGCCCCAGGGCAACCTGGCCGAGCGGCTGCGCGCGGCGGGCGCGGGCATCGGCGCCTTCTTCTGCCCCACGGCCTATGGCACCGAACTGGCCCAGGGCAAGGAGACACGCGAGATCAACGGCCGCCACTACGTGCTCGAGTACCCCATCCACGGCGACGTGGCGCTCATCAAGGCCGAGCGCGGCGACCGCTGGGGCAATCTCACCTACCGCATGTCGGCGCGCAACTTCGGCCCCGTGATGGCCATGGCCGCCCGGCACACCGTCGCCACGGTGCACGAGGTGGTGGAGCTGGGCGCGCTGGACCCCGAAGCCATCGTCACCCCGGGCATCCATGTGAGCCGCGTGGTGCGCATCGACCGTGTGGCCACGCAGGCCGGCGGCATCAAGAAAATGGCATGA
- a CDS encoding IclR family transcriptional regulator domain-containing protein codes for MNATPTASETPKPSDSYVQSFARGLDVIRSFSASAPAQTLSEVAARTGLTRAGARRILLTLQTLGYVHSDGRLFQLTPRILDLGFAYLSSMPIWDLAEPMMETLVDRVHESCSAAVLDGLDVVYVLRVHTHKIMSTNLGVGSRLPAFWTSMGRVLLAALPEDELRARMATLPRERYTRHTVVDDAGLLDRVAEARAQGWCLVDQELEEGLISIAAPLRNRAGQTVAALNISGQANRTSAQAMQAQFLPVLLDTAQAISRTLGTRGR; via the coding sequence ATGAATGCCACCCCGACCGCCTCCGAGACTCCCAAGCCCAGCGACAGCTACGTGCAATCGTTCGCGCGCGGGCTGGACGTGATCCGCTCGTTCAGCGCGAGCGCGCCGGCCCAGACGCTCAGCGAAGTGGCCGCGCGCACGGGCCTCACGCGCGCCGGGGCGCGCCGCATCCTGCTCACGCTGCAGACGCTGGGCTATGTGCACAGCGACGGGCGGCTGTTCCAGCTCACCCCGCGCATCCTGGACCTGGGCTTTGCCTACCTCTCGTCGATGCCGATCTGGGACCTGGCCGAGCCCATGATGGAAACCCTGGTGGACCGCGTGCACGAGTCCTGCTCGGCCGCCGTGCTCGACGGGCTGGACGTGGTCTACGTGCTGCGCGTGCACACGCACAAGATCATGAGCACCAACCTCGGCGTGGGCTCGCGCCTGCCCGCGTTCTGGACTTCGATGGGCCGCGTGCTGCTGGCCGCGCTGCCCGAGGACGAGCTGCGCGCGCGCATGGCCACCCTGCCGCGCGAGCGCTACACGCGGCACACGGTGGTGGACGACGCGGGCCTGCTCGACCGCGTGGCCGAGGCCCGCGCGCAGGGCTGGTGCCTGGTGGACCAGGAGCTGGAGGAAGGCCTGATCTCGATCGCCGCGCCGCTGCGCAACCGCGCGGGCCAGACGGTGGCCGCCCTCAACATCAGCGGACAGGCCAACCGCACGAGCGCGCAGGCCATGCAGGCGCAGTTCCTGCCCGTGTTGCTCGACACCGCGCAGGCCATCTCGCGCACGCTGGGCACCCGCGGGCGCTGA